The following coding sequences lie in one Clarias gariepinus isolate MV-2021 ecotype Netherlands chromosome 27, CGAR_prim_01v2, whole genome shotgun sequence genomic window:
- the gpr176 gene encoding G-protein coupled receptor 176, giving the protein MDVQAWDSLSAGNLTGTSIAPSIAPSMVNSSAAGSAWGDAERPEERAYREFAISAQILILAGSLLGNAAVLWCACCTNVFKTVTGRFIKNLACSGICASLVCVPFDVLLNASPRCCLWIHTPMLCRTIKFLHRLFCSVTVLSFAAIALDRYYSVLYPLERKISDAKSRDLIIYVWVHALIASIPVFAISNVTDVYATSTCSEGYSLGQLVYMVLYNMTTVILPLVAVFVAMALIRRALSTSQKKKVIIAALRTPQSSVSIPYVSQREAELHATLLAIVLVFVLCSSPYIVLLAYRALPITGQPLQWLHLTAIWLPKVSLLTNPLFLVMVNRSARRRLLDALAHVQRRYSRRNNSIGIGTASEPGALGGEALARSGSQLLEMFNIGQRQIFRPNEEEDEVEVNEIAAVANFQPRPEQAAAASVGLAGEGGKEEGLAVPKHSPVQYCAYSSSQVAPATPTDPEDASQFGFGPFELPPQWLPEARNSKKRLLPPLGNTPEELIQTKQSRVRPERRISRNNKVSTFPTVDP; this is encoded by the exons ATGGACGTGCAGGCTTGGGATTCTCTCAGCGCCGGGAACCTGACGGGGACGAGCATCGCGCCGAGCATCGCCCCGAGCATGGTGAACTCCAGCGCGGCGGGAAGCGCGTGGGGAGACGCGGAGCGGCCGGAGGAGAGAGCGTACCGGGAGTTCGCCATCTCCGCTCAGATCCTCATCCTCGCCGGCTCTCTGTTAG GCAACGCCGCCGTGCTGTGGTGCGCCTGCTGCACCAACGTCTTCAAGACAGTCACCGGGCGCTTCATTAAGAACCTGGCCTGCTCGGGAATCTGCGCCAGCCTGGTGTGCGTGCCGTTCGACGTGCTCCTGAACGCCAGCCCGCGCTGCTGCCTCTGGATCCACACGCCAATGCTCTGTCGGACCATCAAGTTTCTGCACAGGCTCTTCTGTTCGGTCACCGTGCTCAGCTTCGCGGCCATCGCTCTGGACAG GTACTACTCTGTGCTGTATCCACTAGAGAGGAAAATATCAGATGCCAAATCCAGAGACTTGATCATATACGTCTGGGTTCATGCTCTCATCGCTAGCATCCCTGTGTTCGCCATCAGTAACGTCACTGATGTCTACGCCACCTCCACCTGCTCTGAAGGCTACTCTCTAGGTCAGCTGGTTTACATGGTGCTCTACAACATGACCACTGTGATCCTACCCCTGGTGGCCGTGTTTGTAGCCATGGCACTGATCCGGCGGGCGCTGAGCACCAGCCAGAAGAAGAAGGTGATCATCGCGGCACTGCGGACGCCGCAAAGCAGCGTCTCTATTCCGTATGTGTCTCAGCGCGAGGCTGAGCTTCATGCCACGTTGCTCGCGATCGTGCTGGTCTTTGTGCTCTGTAGTTCGCCGTACATCGTGTTGTTGGCCTACCGGGCTCTTCCGATCACCGGACAGCCCTTGCAGTGGCTGCATCTAACCGCCATCTGGCTGCCGAAAGTGTCTCTACTTACCAACCCACTGTTTTTAGTGATGGTGAACCGGTCGGCACGGCGCCGCCTGTTGGACGCACTGGCACACGTTCAGCGCCGCTACAGCCGGAGGAACAACTCGATTGGCATTGGAACAGCATCTGAGCCTGGCGCGCTCGGTGGGGAAGCGCTCGCCCGCTCTGGCAGCCAGCTGCTAGAAATGTTCAATATCGGCCAGCGTCAGATCTTCAGGCCgaatgaagaagaagatgaagtgGAGGTGAACGAAATTGCAGCGGTAGCCAATTTCCAGCCCAGACCCGAGCAAGCAGCTGCAGCCTCGGTAGGATTAGCAGGAGAAGGAGGAAAGGAGGAGGGTTTAGCTGTGCCGAAACACTCCCCTGTTCAATACTGTGCATATTCATCCTCGCAGGTGGCTCCTGCAACACCCACCGACCCCGAAGATGCCTCGCAGTTCGGGTTCGGCCCGTTCGAGCTGCCTCCTCAGTGGCTTCCCGAAGCTAGAAACAGCAAGAAAAGACTTCTGCCTCCACTGGGTAACACGCCCGAGGAACTGATCCAGACCAAACAGTCCAGAGTACGACCCGAGAGGCGCATCAGCAGGAACAACAAGGTCAGCACCTTCCCCACTGTGGACCCCTGA